From the Temnothorax longispinosus isolate EJ_2023e chromosome 6, Tlon_JGU_v1, whole genome shotgun sequence genome, one window contains:
- the LOC139815171 gene encoding DGAT1/2-independent enzyme synthesizing storage lipids, with product MFSIVYNLWPMLEDIIVQYIDLDFTLWLTWLLMPLLVTFLLPLVIALLLYLTALMLYIYKLHRVRLRNAYGTAWRDAALHMAAAAWDAHGWIWHGYEIVGLENIPQDKPVLFIYYHGAIPVDVYYFASKVFLYNSKLIRLVVDRFLFMIPGWSIFADVLKIIPGTVQTCSAILKEGHMLAISPGGVYEAQFGDSYYELMWQKRMGFAKVALDAKVSIVPFFTKNLREAFRTVSWGRRIWLKIYATTKLPLVPIYGGFPVKLVTYVGEPIPYDGSLTPEELQTKVADSLRDLISKHQKVPGNITRALVERIRNTERHKD from the exons ATGTTTTCGATCGTGTACAACTTGTGGCCAATGCTAGAAGATATTATAG TTCAGTACATTGACTTGGACTTTACATTGTGGCTGACATGGCTCCTAATGCCACTTCTTGTAACATTTCTACTCCCGCTTGTAATTGCGCTGCTGCTGTACTTAACTGCCTTAATGTTGTACATCTACAAGCTACACAG ggTTAGATTAAGAAATGCTTATGGTACTGCATGGCGAGACGCAGCTCTTCATATGGCTGCAGCTGCCTGGGACGCACACGGTTGGATTTGGCATG GATATGAAATTGTGGGCTTAGAGAATATTCCACAGGACAAGCCagtattattcatatattacCATGGAGCTATCCCAGTCgatgtgtattattttgcatcCAAAGTATTTCTATACAATTCAAAACTAATCCGCCTGGTGGTAGATCGATTTCTCTTCATGATTCCTGGTTGGTCTATATTCGCTGacgttttgaaaattatacccGGCACAGTTCAGACTTGTTCAGCTATTTTAAAAGAGGGACATATGCTCGCTATTTCTCCGGGTGGAGTGTACGAAGCTCAGTTTGGGGATTCCTATTATGAGCTTATGTGGCAAAAAAGGATGGGCTTTGCAAAGGTCGCTCTCGATGCGAAAGTG AGTATAGTTCCTTTCTTTACGAAAAATCTCAGAGAAGCATTTAGAACTGTAAGTTGGGGAAGAAGAATATGGCTGAAGATATATGCCACGACGAAACTTCCTCTTGTACCGATTTACGGTGGCTTTCCGGTAAAACTGGTGACGTATGTAGGTGAACCTATTCCGTACGACGGGAGTCTTACGCCCGAAGAGTTGCAGACaaag GTTGCTGATAGTCTTAGAGATTTAATAAGCAAACATCAAAAAGTACCTGGTAATATTACACGGGCTTTAGTGGAAAGAATACGTAATACAGAGAGGCATAAGGATTAA
- the LOC139815162 gene encoding ATPase family AAA domain-containing protein 2 isoform X1, whose translation MKIMSDDDPALDSMDTEEEIFVPRNHSLEATVRRSKSLRKLRSHSGSNSHLTRNNLSVRRSTRNRMQTYDNLNTSWILGTQTLKGYPMFQQHPSSSDKEMVDDVPGRKRDLRDRMPLRSRENHPPNKTPTRHLRDRTEHDRQNSRELRARADRDLKERTEPEKDVSEQTRPANEEKDTRTRKSDSPSRFREGPVTRLCGSVVEKTEKPKVEQEEADDDSSRESEKPDNNDNDNSENEDGYEDMYTRIKRTRRTAQRQLPRVEDSDLSESSDSPGPRKYSLRQKKPTVDRFQANVEPVRRSIRALRSVLSNSMRRRKHRNKSTSSADSTDSEPQRYDKKKGKKARQSTIQQGGPPDRKADINPITLDTNIRFSDVGGLRKHIECLKEMVIFPMLYPDILECFDITPPKGVLFYGPPGTGKTLIARALANECSQGNTKMAFFMRKGADCLSKWVGESERQLRLLFEQAQQMKPSIIFFDEIDGLAPVRSTKQDQIHASIVSTLLALMDGLSDRGQVIVIGATNRIDAIDPALRRPGRFDRELCFALPAKKERLEILKIHVSKWKKTPSEQLLEILAEKATGYCGSDLRALCTEAVLQALRRTYPQIYMTNDRLLLDPERVQVKKRDFMQASSMLVPSSHRVAPCAGRKLQPFMEPLLAPPLEELLNLIKGTFPQGVNPAMAKMRNAKGIYRPRLLISGGSLSEGQGPHLAQALLHCMEHLPVQILDVSTLFAESARSPEETCVQVFNEAVRNVPSTIYIRSINQWWPLVPETVKAVFLCRIAALDPSLPILILATSDATYQDLPNQLKSLFSELRGEVYSMKTPTTEQRMKFFRPIFIVQSLRQPQIKSNKVEVLETLPLAPNPLPKKLTEQEKRIMYEKDEVSLRELRIFLREICAKLARNRQFFMFTKPVDTEEVPDYNQIIKQPMDLETMMTKIDMNCYLCAREFLDDIDLICRNALEYNPDSLRDRPSLGILKRDPADKLIRHRACSLRDNAYALIKAELDSDFEDKCREISKTRRILENNCDNEEESKNSKLESTSTGERAEKKESVNSSHSLVVNGKKFGSSRKRKIPAWARGYVKKIHKKKKIAFDESVTEIVANKSLNNETTTSIDLEKFQEFETEANSVLNGHMGLFDNTDSENDSQNENSKGSQNGTVVDQRIDNLQMEISFVDEDKPMVNGDSSSSSRRESMDDLSFAIESSDTSRDKIEENEKIVVDKSELENAWHFTVEITKDFPVEVLCDIYVQLSRCVGKYAQKYDRKSLPKDLLKEVEKFTEYKSQRQ comes from the exons ATGAAG aTAATGTCAGATGATGACCCTGCATTGGACTCAATGGATACCGAGGAAGAGATCTTTGTTCCTCGCAACCACAGCTTGGAGGCGACCGTCAGACGGTCCAAGAGCTTGCGCAAGCTGAGGTCACATTCCGGCTCTAATTCGCACTTAACTAGAAACAATTTAAGCGTTCGTCGCAGTACGCGCAATAGAATGCAGACGTATGACAATCTTAATACAAGCTGGATACTAG GGACACAAACTTTGAAAGGATATCCTATGTTTCAACAACATCCTTCTTCTTCGGACAAAGAGATGGTGGACGATGTCCCTGGTAGAAAACGTGATCTCCGAGACCGCATGCCCTTGAGATCTCGCGAAAATCATCCACCTAATAAAACTCCGACGAGGCATCTTAGGGACAGAACGGAACACGATCGACAAAATAGCAGAGAACTTCGAGCTAGAGCCGATCGTGACCTGAAAGAACGAACTGAGCCGGAAAAGGATGTCAGCGAACAAACGAGACCAGCGAATGAGGAGAAAGACACTAG AACGAGAAAGTCTGACAGTCCAAGCAGATTTCGAGAAGGTCCCGTAACCAGATTATGCGGAAGTGTAGTTGAGAAAACTGAGAAGCCCAAGGTGGAGCAAGAGGAGGCGGACGATGATAGCTCGCGCGAAAGTGAAAAGCcagataataatgataatgacaACTCTGAAAATGAAGAC GGATATGAGGATATGTATACACGTATTAAGAGGACGAGGCGCACGGCTCAACGACAACTGCCAAGAG TGGAGGATAGTGATCTAAGCGAATCTTCGGATTCTCCCGGGCCTAGAAAGTATAGTTTACGTCAAAAAAAGCCTACCGTAGATAGGTTTCAAGCTAACGTAGAGCCGGTTAGGCGTTCTATTAGAGCCCTTAGAAGTGTTCTCAGTAATTCAATGAGAAGAAGGAAGCATAGAAATAAGAGCACGAGTTCTGCCGACTCCACTGACTCCGAGCCTCAACGTTATGACAAGAAGAAAGGCAAAAAAGCAAG acaATCGACCATACAACAAGGCGGTCCACCCGATCGAAAAGCTGACATAAATCCTATAACGTTAGATACTAACATTAGATTTAGTGACGTCGGAGGTCTGCGAAAACACATTGAATGCCTTAAGGAGATGGTCATCTTTCCCATGCTGTATCCAGACATACTTGAGTGTTTCGACATTACTCCACCGAAGGGTGTCTTGTTCTATGGCCCTCCag GGACTGGCAAGACACTAATAGCTAGAGCACTGGCAAATGAATGCAGTCAAGGCAACACGAAGATGGCATTCTTCATGAGGAAAGGAGCGGACTGTCTGTCAAAGTGGGTCGGGGAATCGGAACGGCAATTGAGATTGTTATTTGAACAGGCTCAACAAATGAAACCGtccataatattttttgacgaAATAGATGGTCTGGCACCTGTCAGAAGTACTAAGCAGGATCAGATACACGCCAGTATTGTATCTACACTCTTAGCGCTCATGGATGGTCTCAGTGACAGAGGACag GTTATAGTTATCGGCGCGACGAATAGAATCGATGCAATCGATCCAGCCCTTCGAAGACCCGGCCGTTTTGATCGCGAACTATGTTTTGCTTTACCGGctaaaaaagagagattagAGATTCTGAAAATTCACGTTAGTAAATGGAAAAAAACGCCGTCCGAACAATTACTGGAGATATTGGCGGAGAAGGCGACTGGTTATTGCGGCTCAGACCTGAGAGCCTTGTGCACTGAGGCAGTACTACAGGCATTAAGGAGAACTTACCCACAAATTTATATGACAAACGACAGATTATTGCTGGATCCGGAGAGAGTCCAA gtAAAGAAACGTGACTTTATGCAAGCAAGCTCTATGCTCGTTCCGTCATCCCATAGAGTAGCTCCATGCGCAGGAAGAAAATTGCAGCCTTTTATGGAACCACTATTAGCGCCTCCATTGGAAGAATTGCTTAATTTAATCAAAGGAACATTTCCTCAAGGTGTAAATCCTGCAATGGCAAA AATGAGGAATGCCAAGGGCATCTATCGTCCAAGATTATTGATTTCGGGTGGCAGTCTTTCTGAAGGTCAAGGACCTCATTTAGCTCAAGCATTGCTACATTGTATGGAACATCTGCCAGTCCAGATTTTAGATGTCAGCACATTGTTTGCGGAAAGTGCTCGATCCCCGGAAGAAACTTGCGTGCAG gtATTTAACGAAGCGGTTAGAAACGTACCGTCCACAATTTACATTCGATCGATCAATCAATGGTGGCCCCTCGTGCCGGAAACAGTAAAAGCAGTTTTCTTGTGCCGTATCGCAGCACTTGATCCTTCATTGCCAATTTTAATTCTCGCAACGAGCGATGCAACGTATCAAGATCTCCcaaatcaattaaaaagtttgttCAGTGAATTACGCGGGGAGGTGTATTCTATGAAGACTCCCACCACCGAAcaaagaatgaaatttttccGGCCCATTTTTATCGTTCAGAGTCTAAGACAACCACAGATCAAAAGTAACAAAGTAGAGGTTTTAGAAACACTGCCATTAGCGCCGAATCCGTTGCCAAAGAAATTAACGGAACAGGAGAAGCGGATCATGTACGAGAAAGATGAGGTATCTCTGAGAGAGTTACGAATTTTCCTGAGAGAGATATGCGCTAAACTAGCGAGAAATCGACA ATTTTTCATGTTTACGAAGCCGGTGGACACGGAAGAAGTACCGGATTACAACCAGATAATAAAACAACCTATGGATCTGGAAACGATGATGACCAAGATCGATATGAACTGCTACCTCTGCGCCCGCGAATTTCTCGACGATATTGATCTCATATGCAGAAATGCTCTAGAATATAACCCAGACAG CTTACGTGATAGGCCTTCCCTCGGAATATTAAAGAG GGATCCTGCGGACAAATTGATAAGACATCGAGCGTGTTCCTTGCGTGACAACGCTTACGCTTTAATAAAAGCCGAACTGGACTCCGATTTCGAGGACAAGTGTCGCGAAATTTCGAAGACTCGCCGAATTTTAGAGAACAATTGTGATAATGAGGAAGAAAGCAAGAATTCCAAACTGGAATCCACTTCCACGGGCGAGCGAGCGGAGAAGAAGGAGTCTGTAAATTCTAGTCATTCTCTCGTCGTGAACGGAAAGAAATTCGGCAGTTCGAGGAAGCGTAAAATACCCGCTTGGGCGCGTGGCTACGTGAAGAAAATccataaaaagaagaaaatcgcTTTCGATGAGAGCGTCACTGAAATAGTCGCGAATAAATCGTTAAACAATGAAACTACCACTAGTATCGATCTAGAAAAATTCCAAGAATTCGAAACCGAGGCGAATAGCGTTTTGAATGGGCATATGGGGTTGTTCGACAATACCGATTCAGAGAATGATTCGCAAAATGAGAATTCAAAGGGGAGTCAAAATGGCACTGTCGTGGATCAACGAATAGATAATCTTCAAATGGAAATAAGCTTCGTGGATGAAGACAAGCCAATGGTGAACGGCGATTCGAGTTCGTCATCTCGACGT
- the LOC139815162 gene encoding ATPase family AAA domain-containing protein 2 isoform X2: MKIMSDDDPALDSMDTEEEIFVPRNHSLEATVRRSKSLRKLRSHSGSNSHLTRNNLSVRRSTRNRMQTYDNLNTSWILGTQTLKGYPMFQQHPSSSDKEMVDDVPGRKRDLRDRMPLRSRENHPPNKTPTRHLRDRTEHDRQNSRELRARADRDLKERTEPEKDVSEQTRPANEEKDTRTRKSDSPSRFREGPVTRLCGSVVEKTEKPKVEQEEADDDSSRESEKPDNNDNDNSENEDGYEDMYTRIKRTRRTAQRQLPRVEDSDLSESSDSPGPRKYSLRQKKPTVDRFQANVEPVRRSIRALRSVLSNSMRRRKHRNKSTSSADSTDSEPQRYDKKKGKKARQSTIQQGGPPDRKADINPITLDTNIRFSDVGGLRKHIECLKEMVIFPMLYPDILECFDITPPKGVLFYGPPGTGKTLIARALANECSQGNTKMAFFMRKGADCLSKWVGESERQLRLLFEQAQQMKPSIIFFDEIDGLAPVRSTKQDQIHASIVSTLLALMDGLSDRGQVIVIGATNRIDAIDPALRRPGRFDRELCFALPAKKERLEILKIHVSKWKKTPSEQLLEILAEKATGYCGSDLRALCTEAVLQALRRTYPQIYMTNDRLLLDPERVQVKKRDFMQASSMLVPSSHRVAPCAGRKLQPFMEPLLAPPLEELLNLIKGTFPQGVNPAMAKMRNAKGIYRPRLLISGGSLSEGQGPHLAQALLHCMEHLPVQILDVSTLFAESARSPEETCVQVFNEAVRNVPSTIYIRSINQWWPLVPETVKAVFLCRIAALDPSLPILILATSDATYQDLPNQLKSLFSELRGEVYSMKTPTTEQRMKFFRPIFIVQSLRQPQIKSNKVEVLETLPLAPNPLPKKLTEQEKRIMYEKDEVSLRELRIFLREICAKLARNRQFFMFTKPVDTEEVPDYNQIIKQPMDLETMMTKIDMNCYLCAREFLDDIDLICRNALEYNPDRDPADKLIRHRACSLRDNAYALIKAELDSDFEDKCREISKTRRILENNCDNEEESKNSKLESTSTGERAEKKESVNSSHSLVVNGKKFGSSRKRKIPAWARGYVKKIHKKKKIAFDESVTEIVANKSLNNETTTSIDLEKFQEFETEANSVLNGHMGLFDNTDSENDSQNENSKGSQNGTVVDQRIDNLQMEISFVDEDKPMVNGDSSSSSRRESMDDLSFAIESSDTSRDKIEENEKIVVDKSELENAWHFTVEITKDFPVEVLCDIYVQLSRCVGKYAQKYDRKSLPKDLLKEVEKFTEYKSQRQ, translated from the exons ATGAAG aTAATGTCAGATGATGACCCTGCATTGGACTCAATGGATACCGAGGAAGAGATCTTTGTTCCTCGCAACCACAGCTTGGAGGCGACCGTCAGACGGTCCAAGAGCTTGCGCAAGCTGAGGTCACATTCCGGCTCTAATTCGCACTTAACTAGAAACAATTTAAGCGTTCGTCGCAGTACGCGCAATAGAATGCAGACGTATGACAATCTTAATACAAGCTGGATACTAG GGACACAAACTTTGAAAGGATATCCTATGTTTCAACAACATCCTTCTTCTTCGGACAAAGAGATGGTGGACGATGTCCCTGGTAGAAAACGTGATCTCCGAGACCGCATGCCCTTGAGATCTCGCGAAAATCATCCACCTAATAAAACTCCGACGAGGCATCTTAGGGACAGAACGGAACACGATCGACAAAATAGCAGAGAACTTCGAGCTAGAGCCGATCGTGACCTGAAAGAACGAACTGAGCCGGAAAAGGATGTCAGCGAACAAACGAGACCAGCGAATGAGGAGAAAGACACTAG AACGAGAAAGTCTGACAGTCCAAGCAGATTTCGAGAAGGTCCCGTAACCAGATTATGCGGAAGTGTAGTTGAGAAAACTGAGAAGCCCAAGGTGGAGCAAGAGGAGGCGGACGATGATAGCTCGCGCGAAAGTGAAAAGCcagataataatgataatgacaACTCTGAAAATGAAGAC GGATATGAGGATATGTATACACGTATTAAGAGGACGAGGCGCACGGCTCAACGACAACTGCCAAGAG TGGAGGATAGTGATCTAAGCGAATCTTCGGATTCTCCCGGGCCTAGAAAGTATAGTTTACGTCAAAAAAAGCCTACCGTAGATAGGTTTCAAGCTAACGTAGAGCCGGTTAGGCGTTCTATTAGAGCCCTTAGAAGTGTTCTCAGTAATTCAATGAGAAGAAGGAAGCATAGAAATAAGAGCACGAGTTCTGCCGACTCCACTGACTCCGAGCCTCAACGTTATGACAAGAAGAAAGGCAAAAAAGCAAG acaATCGACCATACAACAAGGCGGTCCACCCGATCGAAAAGCTGACATAAATCCTATAACGTTAGATACTAACATTAGATTTAGTGACGTCGGAGGTCTGCGAAAACACATTGAATGCCTTAAGGAGATGGTCATCTTTCCCATGCTGTATCCAGACATACTTGAGTGTTTCGACATTACTCCACCGAAGGGTGTCTTGTTCTATGGCCCTCCag GGACTGGCAAGACACTAATAGCTAGAGCACTGGCAAATGAATGCAGTCAAGGCAACACGAAGATGGCATTCTTCATGAGGAAAGGAGCGGACTGTCTGTCAAAGTGGGTCGGGGAATCGGAACGGCAATTGAGATTGTTATTTGAACAGGCTCAACAAATGAAACCGtccataatattttttgacgaAATAGATGGTCTGGCACCTGTCAGAAGTACTAAGCAGGATCAGATACACGCCAGTATTGTATCTACACTCTTAGCGCTCATGGATGGTCTCAGTGACAGAGGACag GTTATAGTTATCGGCGCGACGAATAGAATCGATGCAATCGATCCAGCCCTTCGAAGACCCGGCCGTTTTGATCGCGAACTATGTTTTGCTTTACCGGctaaaaaagagagattagAGATTCTGAAAATTCACGTTAGTAAATGGAAAAAAACGCCGTCCGAACAATTACTGGAGATATTGGCGGAGAAGGCGACTGGTTATTGCGGCTCAGACCTGAGAGCCTTGTGCACTGAGGCAGTACTACAGGCATTAAGGAGAACTTACCCACAAATTTATATGACAAACGACAGATTATTGCTGGATCCGGAGAGAGTCCAA gtAAAGAAACGTGACTTTATGCAAGCAAGCTCTATGCTCGTTCCGTCATCCCATAGAGTAGCTCCATGCGCAGGAAGAAAATTGCAGCCTTTTATGGAACCACTATTAGCGCCTCCATTGGAAGAATTGCTTAATTTAATCAAAGGAACATTTCCTCAAGGTGTAAATCCTGCAATGGCAAA AATGAGGAATGCCAAGGGCATCTATCGTCCAAGATTATTGATTTCGGGTGGCAGTCTTTCTGAAGGTCAAGGACCTCATTTAGCTCAAGCATTGCTACATTGTATGGAACATCTGCCAGTCCAGATTTTAGATGTCAGCACATTGTTTGCGGAAAGTGCTCGATCCCCGGAAGAAACTTGCGTGCAG gtATTTAACGAAGCGGTTAGAAACGTACCGTCCACAATTTACATTCGATCGATCAATCAATGGTGGCCCCTCGTGCCGGAAACAGTAAAAGCAGTTTTCTTGTGCCGTATCGCAGCACTTGATCCTTCATTGCCAATTTTAATTCTCGCAACGAGCGATGCAACGTATCAAGATCTCCcaaatcaattaaaaagtttgttCAGTGAATTACGCGGGGAGGTGTATTCTATGAAGACTCCCACCACCGAAcaaagaatgaaatttttccGGCCCATTTTTATCGTTCAGAGTCTAAGACAACCACAGATCAAAAGTAACAAAGTAGAGGTTTTAGAAACACTGCCATTAGCGCCGAATCCGTTGCCAAAGAAATTAACGGAACAGGAGAAGCGGATCATGTACGAGAAAGATGAGGTATCTCTGAGAGAGTTACGAATTTTCCTGAGAGAGATATGCGCTAAACTAGCGAGAAATCGACA ATTTTTCATGTTTACGAAGCCGGTGGACACGGAAGAAGTACCGGATTACAACCAGATAATAAAACAACCTATGGATCTGGAAACGATGATGACCAAGATCGATATGAACTGCTACCTCTGCGCCCGCGAATTTCTCGACGATATTGATCTCATATGCAGAAATGCTCTAGAATATAACCCAGACAG GGATCCTGCGGACAAATTGATAAGACATCGAGCGTGTTCCTTGCGTGACAACGCTTACGCTTTAATAAAAGCCGAACTGGACTCCGATTTCGAGGACAAGTGTCGCGAAATTTCGAAGACTCGCCGAATTTTAGAGAACAATTGTGATAATGAGGAAGAAAGCAAGAATTCCAAACTGGAATCCACTTCCACGGGCGAGCGAGCGGAGAAGAAGGAGTCTGTAAATTCTAGTCATTCTCTCGTCGTGAACGGAAAGAAATTCGGCAGTTCGAGGAAGCGTAAAATACCCGCTTGGGCGCGTGGCTACGTGAAGAAAATccataaaaagaagaaaatcgcTTTCGATGAGAGCGTCACTGAAATAGTCGCGAATAAATCGTTAAACAATGAAACTACCACTAGTATCGATCTAGAAAAATTCCAAGAATTCGAAACCGAGGCGAATAGCGTTTTGAATGGGCATATGGGGTTGTTCGACAATACCGATTCAGAGAATGATTCGCAAAATGAGAATTCAAAGGGGAGTCAAAATGGCACTGTCGTGGATCAACGAATAGATAATCTTCAAATGGAAATAAGCTTCGTGGATGAAGACAAGCCAATGGTGAACGGCGATTCGAGTTCGTCATCTCGACGT